A region of Mesorhizobium sp. AR02 DNA encodes the following proteins:
- a CDS encoding DUF937 domain-containing protein: MPTLFDMLTQAQNGNGMQALAQQYGLSMQQTQAAVAALLPAFSQGLQRNTADPYGLGAFMTAMASGQHAKYFEDATRAFSPQGVDEGNGILGHLFGSKDLSRAVASQAAQASGVSQQILQQMLPAIASMVMGGLFKQTTSQMQAAGGFGGGNNPLGEIIEQMMRQGGGMQAPAPQQRQAPQPPMDNPLGKVLQDMFGDGTPQPQSQPQPAPNPYGDNPLGKVLQDMFGGGTPQPQGRAQPQPQQTQSPYGDNPLGKIFEEMLRGGGGFGLPGGQPAPQQPQAPQQRQAPQPQANPSGRPRNPFDDLFGKMFETGAQQRDDYQKGVETIFDQFKRDMDRR, from the coding sequence ATGCCTACCTTGTTCGACATGCTGACGCAGGCCCAGAACGGCAACGGCATGCAGGCGCTTGCCCAACAATATGGGCTTTCGATGCAGCAGACACAGGCGGCGGTGGCAGCACTGCTGCCGGCCTTTTCACAGGGGTTGCAGCGCAACACCGCCGATCCTTACGGGCTCGGCGCCTTCATGACGGCGATGGCAAGCGGCCAGCACGCCAAATATTTCGAGGACGCGACCCGGGCCTTCTCGCCGCAAGGCGTCGATGAAGGCAACGGCATTCTCGGGCATCTGTTCGGTTCCAAGGACCTGTCGCGTGCCGTCGCCAGCCAGGCGGCGCAAGCGAGCGGCGTCAGCCAGCAGATCCTGCAGCAGATGCTGCCCGCGATCGCCTCCATGGTGATGGGCGGACTGTTCAAGCAGACGACAAGTCAGATGCAGGCCGCCGGCGGTTTTGGCGGCGGCAACAATCCGCTGGGCGAGATCATCGAGCAGATGATGCGGCAAGGCGGCGGCATGCAGGCCCCGGCTCCGCAACAGCGCCAGGCGCCGCAACCCCCGATGGACAACCCACTCGGCAAGGTCTTGCAGGACATGTTCGGCGACGGCACACCGCAACCACAAAGCCAGCCGCAGCCGGCACCCAATCCCTATGGCGATAATCCGTTGGGGAAGGTGCTGCAGGACATGTTCGGTGGCGGCACGCCACAGCCGCAAGGCCGGGCGCAGCCGCAACCCCAGCAGACGCAGAGCCCCTATGGCGACAATCCGCTTGGGAAAATCTTCGAAGAGATGCTGCGTGGGGGCGGTGGCTTCGGCCTACCGGGTGGGCAGCCCGCTCCGCAACAACCACAGGCACCGCAGCAGCGCCAGGCTCCGCAGCCGCAGGCCAATCCGAGCGGCAGGCCGAGGAACCCGTTCGACGATTTGTTCGGCAAGATGTTCGAGACCGGCGCCCAGCAGCGTGACGACTACCAGAAGGGCGTGGAAACGATCTTCGACCAGTTCAAGCGGGACATGGACCGGCGGTAG
- a CDS encoding DUF1127 domain-containing protein: protein MTTIDFATETSRITSRPAVAMRVANTVFNFYRAWKNRRAFYRLGEMSDAELADIGLTRADLHVAIDVPFGRDPTAILREIASDRVETVEDIARKVA, encoded by the coding sequence ATGACCACGATCGATTTCGCCACCGAGACCTCGCGCATCACCTCGCGTCCGGCCGTTGCGATGCGCGTGGCCAATACGGTCTTCAATTTCTACCGCGCCTGGAAAAATCGCCGCGCCTTCTACCGCCTTGGCGAGATGTCGGATGCCGAGCTCGCCGATATCGGCCTGACGCGCGCCGACCTGCATGTCGCCATCGACGTGCCGTTCGGCCGCGACCCGACGGCCATCCTGCGCGAAATCGCCAGCGATCGCGTGGAAACGGTCGAGGACATCGCCCGCAAGGTGGCCTGA
- a CDS encoding LysR substrate-binding domain-containing protein, with product MKAPLDLDQLQTFISIADTGSFTRAAEEVHRTQSAVSMQMRRLEERIGKPLFEKEGRTNKLTEEGDKLLSYARRLLYLNRETLAAFDDQRLEGTIRIGTPDDYADRFLPEIMARFTRSNPRVELTVICEPTPGLVEHIKRGNLDLALVTHNDVRGQSEVVRREPLLWVSSANHATHEQVTLPMAFGRPNCIWRRAAVDVLDQQNRDYRILFTSFSATVITAAVLSGLAISVLPECALRPGMRVLGEADGFGALPDCRIGIMRGQTSRPEIVDALARHISESLDNISVPLGEETGSFDFAALAFAKMKRTRPNQILPGW from the coding sequence ATGAAAGCGCCGCTCGATCTCGATCAGTTGCAAACCTTCATCTCGATCGCCGATACCGGCAGCTTCACGCGGGCTGCCGAAGAAGTGCACCGCACCCAGTCGGCGGTGTCGATGCAGATGCGCCGGCTGGAGGAGCGCATCGGCAAGCCGCTGTTCGAGAAGGAGGGGCGCACCAACAAATTGACGGAGGAAGGCGACAAGCTGCTCTCCTACGCAAGGCGGCTGCTCTATCTCAACCGCGAGACGCTCGCCGCCTTCGACGACCAGCGGCTTGAAGGCACGATCCGCATCGGCACGCCGGACGACTATGCCGACCGCTTCCTGCCGGAGATCATGGCACGCTTCACGCGCTCCAATCCCCGTGTCGAACTGACCGTCATCTGCGAGCCGACGCCAGGGCTGGTCGAACACATCAAGCGCGGCAATCTCGACCTGGCGCTGGTGACGCACAATGATGTGCGCGGCCAATCGGAAGTGGTGCGGCGCGAGCCGCTGCTGTGGGTCAGTTCGGCCAACCACGCGACACATGAACAGGTGACGCTGCCGATGGCCTTTGGCCGGCCCAACTGCATCTGGCGGCGCGCCGCCGTCGATGTGCTGGACCAGCAGAACCGCGACTATCGTATCCTGTTCACCAGTTTCTCGGCGACCGTCATCACCGCCGCCGTGCTTTCGGGCCTGGCGATCTCGGTGCTGCCGGAATGCGCGCTCAGGCCCGGCATGCGGGTGCTGGGCGAGGCCGACGGCTTCGGCGCCCTGCCCGACTGCCGCATCGGCATCATGCGCGGCCAGACGTCGCGGCCGGAGATTGTCGATGCGCTTGCCCGCCACATCTCGGAAAGCCTGGACAACATCTCGGTGCCGCTCGGCGAGGAGACGGGATCATTCGACTTCGCGGCCCTCGCCTTCGCCAAGATGAAGCGGACCAGGCCGAACCAGATCCTGCCGGGCTGGTAG
- a CDS encoding EAL domain-containing protein, with amino-acid sequence MSARAHRSPLTYQVTLTVLALAAFALVMVVGFGFYAAMQADRVSLERQKIFFANGLQDQIAAVEREQESVSVWDDSVTNAKSGNQAWMAENLSVWMYSYYGHNRVYVLDDASRPIHAMQEGKVVPASVYGADEPALLPTIEKLRRLIAQPPKESTSGGPIKMIAEDLVSLDGKPAILSVMPLVPSSDRVTQAPGSEYLHVSVEFINATVIGKIAEKYLLDGAHLLPLSQSVGSAAIPLMDSRGVILGYIGWDQERPGLTLIRKAGPALIAGMLLAAGALAFLLRRLRRTSLALQTSQADAQYLAFHDTLTGLPNRALFEDRLRRALLTTGRDTARTALLYLDIDRFKHVNDTLGHPAGDELVRQTAARLQRTIREIDTVARVGGDEFAIILVDIRETRVAEDISERLLRKLQEPFRLMDDQVFVSASIGIALASGPKVDADDLLRKADIALYEAKKNGRGRYQVFAGDMDDLLLRKRKVENALRRALRGGTEIKLAYQPIFAADGRAIVGAEGLIRWAHEIHGALPPQQFIAIAEERVMIGELGQWVLREACRFASSTQLPWVAVNVSPLQLRDAGFAEQVASILAETGLPPARLQLEITESVLLENNDTTRMVLEALRRSGVGVVLDDFGTGYSSLNYLRRHLIDKLKIDRSFVRLLDQDSSSAAIVKALIDLAIALDVEVTAEGVETEEQKALLVGMGCHQMQGYLLAPPLEPAQLLLLPGLSPIQSGPASMRA; translated from the coding sequence ATGAGCGCACGCGCACATCGCAGCCCATTGACGTATCAGGTCACGCTGACCGTGCTGGCGCTTGCCGCTTTTGCGCTGGTTATGGTCGTAGGCTTCGGCTTCTACGCCGCAATGCAGGCCGACCGCGTTTCGCTTGAGCGCCAAAAAATCTTCTTCGCCAACGGCTTGCAGGACCAGATCGCCGCCGTCGAGCGCGAACAGGAAAGTGTCTCGGTCTGGGACGATTCCGTCACCAATGCCAAATCAGGCAACCAGGCCTGGATGGCCGAAAACCTCAGCGTCTGGATGTATTCCTACTATGGGCACAACCGTGTCTACGTGCTGGATGACGCCAGCCGTCCAATCCACGCCATGCAGGAAGGCAAGGTGGTGCCGGCTTCCGTTTATGGTGCGGATGAGCCGGCTTTGTTGCCGACCATCGAAAAGCTGCGCCGGCTGATCGCCCAACCGCCGAAGGAGAGTACATCCGGCGGCCCGATCAAAATGATCGCCGAGGACCTTGTGTCGCTTGACGGGAAACCGGCCATTCTCAGTGTCATGCCGCTGGTGCCGAGTTCGGATCGGGTCACCCAGGCCCCGGGAAGCGAATATCTGCATGTCTCGGTGGAGTTCATCAACGCCACCGTCATCGGCAAGATTGCTGAAAAATACCTGCTCGACGGCGCCCACCTGCTGCCTTTGTCGCAATCGGTCGGCTCGGCTGCCATTCCGCTGATGGATTCGCGCGGTGTCATTCTCGGCTATATCGGCTGGGATCAGGAGCGCCCGGGTTTGACACTGATACGCAAGGCCGGCCCGGCATTGATCGCAGGCATGCTGCTTGCCGCAGGTGCGCTGGCTTTTCTCTTGCGCCGCCTGCGACGGACATCGTTGGCGCTGCAGACAAGTCAGGCGGACGCACAGTATCTCGCTTTTCATGATACGCTGACGGGGCTCCCCAACCGGGCGCTTTTCGAGGATAGGCTGCGACGGGCTTTACTCACGACCGGGCGCGATACGGCAAGGACGGCGCTGCTCTATCTCGACATCGATCGGTTCAAACATGTCAACGATACGCTCGGTCATCCCGCCGGCGACGAACTCGTGCGCCAGACAGCGGCCAGGCTTCAGAGGACGATCCGCGAAATCGATACGGTGGCGCGGGTCGGCGGCGACGAGTTCGCGATCATCCTGGTCGATATTCGCGAGACCAGGGTAGCTGAGGACATTTCGGAACGGCTGCTGCGGAAATTGCAGGAGCCTTTCCGGCTGATGGATGACCAGGTCTTCGTCAGCGCCAGCATCGGCATAGCCTTGGCGTCGGGTCCAAAAGTCGATGCCGACGATCTGCTGCGCAAGGCCGATATTGCACTCTACGAAGCCAAGAAGAATGGCCGCGGCCGCTATCAGGTCTTCGCCGGTGACATGGACGACCTGTTGTTGCGCAAGCGCAAGGTCGAGAACGCGCTCCGCCGCGCCCTCCGTGGCGGGACCGAGATCAAGCTGGCCTATCAGCCGATCTTCGCCGCCGATGGCCGGGCGATCGTCGGGGCAGAAGGGCTGATCCGCTGGGCGCATGAGATTCATGGCGCCCTGCCGCCGCAACAGTTCATCGCCATTGCCGAGGAACGCGTCATGATCGGCGAGCTTGGCCAATGGGTGCTGCGCGAGGCCTGCCGCTTCGCATCCAGCACGCAATTGCCGTGGGTGGCCGTCAACGTCTCACCGCTGCAACTGCGCGACGCAGGTTTTGCCGAGCAGGTCGCGTCGATCCTCGCCGAGACCGGCCTGCCGCCGGCGCGATTGCAGCTCGAGATCACCGAAAGCGTGCTTCTGGAAAATAACGATACGACCAGGATGGTTCTGGAAGCCTTGCGCCGATCGGGCGTTGGCGTGGTGCTCGATGATTTCGGCACCGGCTATTCATCGTTGAATTACCTGCGCCGTCATCTCATCGACAAGCTCAAGATCGACCGTTCCTTCGTGCGCCTTCTCGACCAAGACTCCAGCTCCGCCGCGATCGTCAAGGCGTTAATCGATCTGGCGATAGCGCTCGATGTCGAAGTCACCGCGGAGGGCGTCGAGACCGAGGAGCAAAAGGCGCTGCTCGTCGGCATGGGCTGTCATCAGATGCAGGGTTATCTGCTCGCGCCGCCGCTCGAGCCTGCCCAGTTGCTGCTCTTGCCGGGCCTGTCGCCCATTCAGAGCGGACCAGCGTCGATGCGCGCGTAA
- the xseA gene encoding exodeoxyribonuclease VII large subunit, whose protein sequence is MSEAASESRTNATEYTVSEISGALKRTVEDVFGNVRVRGEISGYRGPHSSGHAYFALKDDRARLDAVVWKGTMSRLKFRPEEGMEVIATGKLTTYPGKSNYQIVIDNLEPAGAGALMALLEERKRRLQAEGLFDAGRKRRLPFMPRVIGVVTSPTGSVIRDIIHRIKDRFPLHVLVWPVRVQGETSGVEVTNAVTGFNALAWDGSIQRPDLLIVARGGGSLEDLWGFNDEALARAVAASGIPVISAVGHETDWTLIDLVADVRAPTPTGAAEIAVPVKADLEATLASLGARLKAAVLRNFERKRQAARAAARALPSPDQLLALPRRRLDEATSRLGRGLSVSVDRKRARLQGQRLTPATLSRRMNEARTLTGRDLARAQAAFFAIVRERRARFARTATRLSPAPIARRQKLQADTLAALARRQDRVISLRLERLRGQLSQAERLLTTLSHKAVLARGFALVKDADGAVIKQAADVASGMALSLEFADGTADAVATSGAARPKPVARPATKTKEPGNQGSLF, encoded by the coding sequence ATGAGTGAAGCAGCATCCGAATCACGCACCAACGCCACCGAATACACGGTGAGCGAGATCTCCGGCGCGCTGAAGCGCACGGTCGAGGACGTTTTCGGCAATGTGCGGGTGCGCGGCGAAATCTCCGGCTATCGCGGCCCGCATTCCTCCGGCCATGCCTATTTCGCGCTGAAGGACGACCGCGCCCGGCTCGACGCCGTGGTGTGGAAAGGCACGATGAGCCGGCTGAAATTCCGCCCCGAGGAAGGGATGGAGGTGATCGCCACCGGCAAGCTCACCACCTATCCCGGCAAATCCAACTACCAGATCGTCATCGACAATCTGGAGCCTGCCGGCGCCGGGGCGCTGATGGCGCTGCTGGAAGAGCGCAAGCGCCGGCTGCAGGCGGAAGGGCTTTTCGATGCCGGCCGCAAACGCCGGTTGCCCTTCATGCCGCGCGTCATCGGCGTCGTCACCTCGCCGACAGGGTCCGTCATCCGCGACATCATCCACCGCATCAAGGACCGCTTTCCGCTGCATGTGCTGGTCTGGCCGGTGCGCGTGCAGGGCGAGACATCAGGCGTGGAAGTGACCAACGCCGTCACCGGCTTCAACGCGCTGGCATGGGATGGTTCCATCCAGCGCCCCGATCTCTTGATCGTGGCGCGCGGCGGCGGCAGCCTCGAGGACCTCTGGGGCTTCAACGACGAGGCGTTGGCCCGCGCCGTTGCGGCCTCCGGCATTCCGGTGATCTCGGCGGTCGGCCACGAGACCGACTGGACGCTGATCGATCTTGTCGCCGATGTGCGGGCGCCGACACCGACGGGCGCCGCCGAAATCGCCGTGCCGGTGAAGGCTGACCTCGAAGCGACGCTGGCCAGCCTTGGCGCGCGGCTCAAGGCCGCGGTGCTGCGTAATTTCGAACGCAAGCGGCAGGCCGCCCGCGCGGCGGCGCGCGCGCTGCCCTCGCCCGATCAATTGCTGGCGCTGCCGCGCCGGCGCCTCGACGAGGCGACATCCAGGCTCGGGCGCGGCCTGTCCGTCAGCGTCGATCGCAAGCGGGCACGTCTCCAGGGCCAAAGGCTGACGCCGGCCACGCTGTCGCGGCGCATGAACGAGGCGCGCACGCTGACCGGCCGCGACCTCGCCCGCGCGCAGGCAGCGTTCTTTGCCATCGTGCGCGAACGGCGCGCGCGCTTTGCGCGCACCGCAACGCGGCTCTCGCCGGCACCGATCGCACGCCGGCAGAAACTGCAGGCCGACACATTGGCGGCGCTCGCCAGGCGGCAGGATCGGGTCATCTCGCTGCGGCTCGAGCGCCTGCGCGGCCAGTTGAGCCAGGCCGAACGCCTGCTGACCACGCTGTCGCACAAGGCCGTCCTGGCGCGCGGCTTTGCGCTGGTGAAGGATGCCGATGGCGCCGTCATCAAGCAGGCGGCTGACGTGGCATCGGGGATGGCGCTCTCGCTGGAGTTCGCCGACGGCACGGCGGATGCGGTGGCAACCAGCGGTGCGGCGCGGCCGAAGCCGGTTGCGAGGCCTGCGACCAAGACCAAGGAACCCGGCAATCAGGGATCGTTGTTCTGA
- a CDS encoding P1 family peptidase has translation MTDNPHHLATPSGKPRARSFGIGFDGTPGPFNAITDVPGVAVGYATLISGDGPLVVGKGPVRTGVTAILPRPRADLATPVFAGVFSQNGNGELTGSHIIEETGAFNFPITITNTHSCGVSRDGTLRWMHQVLPAALDSAWGLPVAAETYDGFLNDINGHHLTFEHVAQALDGAASGAIEEGSVGGGTGMITFGFKAGSGTASRIVGWQGNSYAVGAFVQSNFGKRRNFTLRGLRAGSELAEPAIREGTPRAEKGSIIAVIATDAPFLPHQMNRLARRVPLGVAMTGGFGYHSSGDIFLAFSTANPAAALAPSGRLANADFIPDTDIDPFFDAVIQAVEESILNALVANDDMTGRDGNFVPALLKTWLKEKFGLKEKFG, from the coding sequence ATGACCGACAATCCGCACCATCTGGCCACGCCCAGCGGCAAGCCGCGCGCGCGAAGCTTCGGCATCGGCTTCGACGGGACGCCCGGGCCGTTCAACGCCATCACCGACGTGCCCGGCGTCGCGGTCGGCTATGCGACGCTGATTTCAGGTGACGGGCCGCTCGTCGTCGGCAAGGGACCGGTGCGCACCGGTGTCACCGCGATCCTGCCCAGGCCGCGCGCAGATCTCGCCACGCCGGTCTTCGCCGGCGTTTTCAGCCAGAACGGCAATGGCGAGCTGACCGGCTCGCATATCATCGAGGAAACCGGCGCTTTCAACTTCCCGATCACCATCACCAACACGCATTCCTGCGGTGTTTCGCGTGACGGCACGTTGCGCTGGATGCACCAGGTGCTGCCGGCCGCGCTCGACAGCGCCTGGGGCCTGCCGGTGGCGGCGGAGACCTATGACGGCTTCCTCAACGACATCAATGGCCATCATTTGACCTTTGAGCACGTGGCCCAGGCGCTTGACGGTGCCGCTAGCGGTGCGATCGAGGAAGGCAGCGTCGGCGGCGGCACCGGCATGATCACCTTCGGCTTCAAGGCCGGCTCGGGCACGGCGTCACGCATCGTCGGGTGGCAGGGAAATTCCTACGCGGTCGGCGCCTTCGTGCAGTCGAATTTCGGCAAGCGGCGCAATTTTACGCTTCGCGGCCTGCGTGCCGGGTCCGAACTCGCGGAGCCGGCGATCCGCGAAGGCACGCCACGCGCCGAAAAGGGCTCGATCATCGCCGTCATCGCCACCGACGCGCCATTCCTGCCGCACCAGATGAACCGGCTGGCCCGCCGCGTGCCGCTCGGCGTCGCCATGACCGGCGGCTTCGGCTACCACAGCTCGGGCGACATCTTTCTCGCCTTCTCGACAGCCAATCCTGCCGCCGCACTGGCGCCGTCGGGCCGGCTCGCCAATGCCGATTTCATCCCGGACACCGACATCGATCCGTTTTTCGATGCCGTGATCCAGGCGGTGGAGGAATCGATCCTCAACGCCCTGGTCGCCAATGACGATATGACCGGGCGCGACGGCAATTTCGTGCCGGCGCTGCTGAAGACTTGGCTGAAAGAAAAGTTCGGGCTGAAAGAAAAGTTCGGCTGA
- a CDS encoding SDR family NAD(P)-dependent oxidoreductase, protein MTSNVAVIAGAGSGLSASLARLLAKEGFSVILAARNIEKLGALQAETGAQAVATDVSDAASVEHLFDVADKAGPLSLVVFNASGRARGPIVELDPEAVRQALLVGAYGGFLVGQQAARRLVAQGSGSILFTGATASIKGFAGSAGFAMPKFGLRGLAQSMARELAPKNIHVAHFIIDGAIASVAAGQESEPQDRRLSPDAIAEAYLSIHRQHRSAWTWEMELRPWVETF, encoded by the coding sequence ATGACATCCAATGTCGCCGTCATCGCCGGTGCCGGCTCCGGCCTGAGCGCCTCGCTGGCGCGCCTTCTCGCGAAGGAAGGGTTCAGCGTCATTCTGGCCGCCCGCAACATCGAGAAACTCGGTGCCTTGCAGGCTGAGACCGGTGCGCAGGCCGTGGCAACGGATGTCTCCGATGCCGCATCGGTCGAGCACCTGTTCGATGTCGCCGACAAGGCCGGTCCGCTCTCGCTGGTGGTTTTCAACGCCAGCGGACGCGCTCGCGGACCGATAGTGGAGCTCGATCCCGAGGCGGTCCGGCAGGCTTTGCTGGTTGGCGCCTATGGCGGGTTCCTGGTCGGCCAGCAGGCGGCCCGACGGCTGGTGGCGCAAGGCTCGGGTTCGATCCTCTTCACCGGGGCGACGGCAAGCATCAAAGGGTTCGCCGGCTCGGCCGGTTTTGCGATGCCTAAATTCGGCTTGCGCGGGCTGGCGCAGTCCATGGCCCGCGAACTGGCGCCGAAGAACATCCACGTCGCGCATTTCATCATAGACGGCGCGATTGCCTCGGTTGCGGCCGGCCAGGAGTCCGAGCCGCAGGATCGCCGGCTGTCTCCGGACGCGATCGCCGAGGCCTATCTTTCCATCCATCGCCAGCACCGCAGCGCCTGGACCTGGGAAATGGAGCTCAGGCCCTGGGTCGAGACCTTCTGA
- a CDS encoding isopenicillin N synthase family dioxygenase, translated as MPRIVPVLDLSRLEQGASARRTFLADLRSASRDIGFFYLAGHGISWAEISEVLTASRQFFALPEADKLAIEMVKSSQFRGYTRAGGELTKGREDWREQLDIGVERQPIAQGPGIPAWTRLQGPNQWPAALPDLKPALLAWQGKVTAVAIRLLKAFALSLDQPEDAFDPIYSSEPNHRMKIVRYPGRDATGGDQGVGAHKDGGFLTLLLQDDNKGLQVDYDGTWVDVDPIPGTLVVNIGELLELASNGYLRATVHRVVTPPAGVERISVPFFFSARLDATIPLLGLSEELAAQARGPASDPDNPLFRDVGTNVLKSRLRSHPDVARRHYADLLEGESRVG; from the coding sequence ATGCCCAGAATAGTACCTGTGCTCGATCTGAGCCGTCTTGAGCAAGGCGCGTCGGCACGCCGGACATTTCTGGCGGACTTGCGTTCCGCTTCGCGCGACATCGGCTTTTTCTATCTCGCCGGACATGGCATCTCCTGGGCGGAGATCAGCGAGGTGCTCACCGCGTCGCGCCAGTTCTTTGCCTTGCCTGAGGCCGACAAGCTGGCGATCGAGATGGTCAAGTCCTCGCAGTTCCGCGGCTACACGCGCGCCGGCGGTGAACTGACCAAGGGCAGGGAGGACTGGCGCGAACAGCTCGACATCGGCGTCGAGCGCCAGCCCATAGCACAAGGGCCGGGAATTCCCGCCTGGACGCGGCTGCAGGGACCGAACCAGTGGCCCGCAGCGCTGCCGGATCTCAAGCCGGCGCTGCTTGCATGGCAGGGCAAGGTGACGGCCGTGGCGATCCGGCTGCTGAAGGCCTTCGCGCTGTCGCTCGATCAGCCCGAGGATGCTTTCGACCCGATCTACAGCAGCGAGCCCAACCATCGCATGAAGATCGTGCGCTACCCCGGGCGCGATGCGACTGGCGGCGACCAGGGTGTCGGCGCGCACAAGGATGGCGGGTTCCTGACGCTGCTGCTCCAGGATGACAATAAGGGGCTGCAGGTCGACTATGATGGAACCTGGGTCGATGTAGATCCCATTCCCGGCACGCTCGTCGTCAACATCGGCGAATTGCTCGAACTGGCCTCCAACGGCTATTTGCGCGCAACCGTGCATCGTGTCGTGACGCCGCCCGCCGGCGTCGAGCGCATTTCGGTGCCGTTCTTCTTCAGCGCCAGGCTCGATGCGACGATACCGCTGCTTGGCCTTTCCGAGGAATTGGCTGCGCAGGCGCGCGGACCCGCCAGCGATCCGGACAATCCGCTGTTTCGCGATGTCGGAACCAATGTGCTGAAAAGCCGGCTGCGCTCGCATCCCGACGTCGCGCGGCGCCATTATGCGGATCTGCTCGAGGGGGAAAGCCGGGTTGGCTGA
- a CDS encoding FMN-binding negative transcriptional regulator, whose translation MYSKPEFAPLSRDDVFGLIDAAAFATVVTSGPQGLVVSHLPFVLDRTRGANGTLVSHLARANPHSALIAQGRETVAIFQGPHGYISPSWYPRNPVRDSAPTWNFAVVHCHGHPVPLDDHGTARHLLRLVDVLEKDRDDRWRMRELGPGGMERRIPGIIGFDMPIERLEAKFKMGQDERLYDTAGAIGALEEKDPALATMMKAHNAHRQD comes from the coding sequence ATGTACAGCAAGCCGGAATTCGCGCCTTTGTCGCGCGACGACGTGTTCGGCCTGATCGATGCGGCCGCCTTCGCCACGGTGGTAACATCGGGGCCGCAGGGGCTCGTCGTCTCGCATCTGCCGTTCGTGCTTGATCGCACGCGCGGCGCAAACGGCACGCTGGTTTCGCACTTGGCGAGGGCCAATCCGCACAGCGCCCTGATTGCGCAGGGCAGGGAGACGGTTGCCATCTTCCAGGGTCCGCACGGCTACATCTCGCCGTCCTGGTATCCACGCAACCCGGTGCGCGACAGCGCGCCGACCTGGAATTTTGCCGTGGTGCATTGCCATGGGCACCCCGTGCCACTCGACGACCACGGCACCGCCCGGCATTTGCTGCGACTGGTCGATGTCCTGGAAAAGGATCGCGACGACCGCTGGCGCATGCGCGAACTCGGCCCCGGCGGCATGGAGCGGCGCATACCCGGCATCATCGGCTTCGACATGCCGATCGAGCGGCTCGAGGCCAAGTTCAAGATGGGGCAGGATGAGCGCCTCTACGACACGGCCGGCGCGATCGGCGCTCTGGAGGAAAAAGACCCGGCGCTGGCGACGATGATGAAAGCCCACAACGCGCACCGCCAGGACTGA
- a CDS encoding branched-chain amino acid ABC transporter permease has translation MIAQQIINAVSLGGVYALLALGLAIVFSIVGLINFAHGELMTLSGYALLASLVLGLPFPVAVLVAVSCGALAAVVMERIAFRPMRGASVTSLLLTSFAVSSLLKVVFQNGISARPQAVAMPGWMTGAFSFGDFTIGVGPSISIVVSALALIALEVFLRRSVTGTAMRAAAEDFDVVRLMGIPASRIIATAFLLSGLLAGLAAMLWVAQRASVDPLMGFTPVLKAFIAAVVGGLGSLPGAVAGGFLLGIIEVLLQATLPAAIAPYRDAIVLSGVIAVLLLRPQGLIPAVRVQRS, from the coding sequence ATGATCGCGCAGCAGATCATCAATGCGGTCAGCCTCGGTGGCGTCTATGCGCTGCTGGCGCTCGGCCTGGCGATCGTCTTTTCCATTGTCGGTCTCATCAACTTCGCCCATGGCGAGCTGATGACGCTGTCGGGCTATGCGCTTCTGGCCTCGCTGGTGCTCGGCTTGCCCTTTCCGGTGGCCGTGCTTGTCGCCGTGTCCTGCGGCGCGCTTGCCGCCGTCGTCATGGAGCGCATCGCCTTCCGGCCGATGCGCGGCGCCAGCGTCACCAGTCTTCTGCTGACCAGTTTCGCAGTGTCCAGCCTGCTCAAGGTCGTCTTCCAGAACGGCATCTCGGCCCGGCCGCAGGCCGTCGCCATGCCTGGCTGGATGACCGGCGCTTTCTCCTTCGGCGATTTCACCATCGGCGTTGGTCCGAGCATTTCCATCGTCGTCTCGGCGCTGGCGCTGATTGCGCTGGAAGTCTTCCTGCGCCGCTCGGTGACCGGCACGGCGATGCGCGCCGCGGCCGAGGATTTCGATGTCGTGCGCCTGATGGGCATTCCGGCCAGCCGCATCATCGCCACAGCCTTCCTGCTTTCCGGCCTGCTCGCCGGGCTGGCTGCCATGCTGTGGGTGGCGCAGCGTGCCTCCGTCGACCCGCTGATGGGTTTTACGCCGGTACTGAAGGCCTTCATCGCCGCCGTCGTCGGCGGGCTGGGCAGCCTGCCAGGTGCTGTCGCCGGCGGCTTCCTGCTCGGCATCATCGAGGTGCTGCTGCAGGCGACGTTGCCGGCGGCGATCGCGCCCTATCGCGATGCCATCGTGCTGTCGGGCGTCATCGCCGTGCTGCTGCTGCGCCCGCAAGGCCTGATCCCGGCGGTGCGCGTGCAGCGTAGTTGA